The Caballeronia sp. Lep1P3 genome window below encodes:
- the ispG gene encoding flavodoxin-dependent (E)-4-hydroxy-3-methylbut-2-enyl-diphosphate synthase, giving the protein MQSQAQSLISSKICSTEPVFGGPLQRRASHAVDVRWGGQLVTIGGDAPVRVQSMTNTDTADAIGTAIQIKELAQAGSELVRITVNTPEAAAAVPHIREQLDRMGVTVPLVGDFHYNGHLLLRDYPACAETLSKYRINPGNVGQGAKRDTQFAQMIEAAIKYDKPVRIGVNWGSLDQDLLARMMDENAARATPWEVQSVMYEALIQSAVGSAERAVELGLGRDKIILSCKVSGVQDLIAVYRELAKRCSFALHLGLTEAGMGSKGIVASTAALSVLLQEGIGDTIRISLTPEPGGARTGEVVVGQEILQTMGLRSFTPMVIACPGCGRTTSTLFQELASQIQNYLRNSMPVWRDQYPGVEKMHVAVMGCIVNGPGESKHANIGISLPGSGENPAAPVFIDGVKAKTLRGERIAEEFQQIVSDYVERTYGQRVETSAASL; this is encoded by the coding sequence ATGCAATCCCAAGCTCAATCCCTGATTAGCAGCAAGATATGTTCGACCGAGCCGGTCTTCGGCGGTCCGTTGCAGCGGCGCGCGTCGCATGCGGTGGACGTGCGCTGGGGCGGCCAACTCGTCACCATCGGCGGCGACGCGCCCGTTCGCGTGCAGTCGATGACCAACACCGACACCGCCGACGCCATCGGCACGGCAATCCAGATCAAGGAATTGGCGCAAGCGGGCTCGGAATTGGTTCGCATCACGGTGAATACGCCTGAAGCAGCGGCGGCCGTGCCCCATATTCGCGAGCAGCTGGACCGCATGGGCGTGACGGTGCCGCTCGTCGGCGATTTCCACTACAACGGCCACTTGCTGCTGCGTGACTATCCGGCCTGCGCGGAAACGCTGTCGAAGTACCGGATCAATCCGGGCAATGTCGGTCAGGGTGCGAAGCGTGACACGCAGTTCGCGCAGATGATCGAAGCCGCGATCAAGTACGACAAGCCGGTTCGCATTGGCGTGAACTGGGGCAGTCTCGACCAGGACCTGCTCGCGCGCATGATGGACGAGAACGCGGCGCGCGCAACGCCGTGGGAAGTGCAAAGCGTCATGTATGAAGCGCTGATTCAGTCGGCGGTCGGCTCGGCGGAACGCGCGGTGGAACTCGGCCTCGGACGCGACAAGATCATTCTGTCGTGCAAGGTGAGCGGCGTGCAGGACCTGATCGCCGTGTACCGCGAACTGGCCAAACGCTGCAGCTTCGCGCTGCATCTCGGGCTGACCGAGGCGGGTATGGGCTCGAAGGGCATCGTCGCGTCGACGGCGGCGCTTTCGGTGCTGCTGCAGGAAGGCATTGGCGACACCATCCGCATTTCGCTCACGCCCGAGCCGGGCGGCGCGCGCACCGGCGAAGTCGTCGTCGGACAGGAAATTTTGCAGACGATGGGGCTGCGCTCGTTCACGCCGATGGTCATCGCGTGTCCCGGCTGCGGACGCACGACGAGCACGCTGTTCCAGGAACTCGCGTCGCAAATTCAGAACTATCTGCGCAACTCGATGCCCGTCTGGCGCGACCAGTATCCCGGCGTCGAAAAGATGCACGTCGCGGTCATGGGTTGCATCGTCAACGGGCCGGGCGAGTCGAAGCACGCGAACATCGGCATCAGTCTGCCGGGTTCGGGCGAAAATCCGGCCGCGCCCGTATTCATCGACGGCGTGAAGGCGAAGACGCTGCGCGGCGAGCGCATCGCCGAAGAATTCCAGCAAATCGTTAGCGACTACGTCGAGCGCACTTACGGCCAGCGCGTCGAGACGTCCGCGGCATCACTCTAA
- the hfq gene encoding RNA chaperone Hfq, producing the protein MSNKGQLLQDPFLNALRKEHVPVSIYLVNGIKLQGNIESFDQYVVLLRNTVTQMVYKHAISTVVPARPVNFHPDAESS; encoded by the coding sequence ATGAGCAACAAAGGGCAATTGTTACAAGACCCGTTTTTGAACGCACTGCGTAAAGAGCACGTGCCGGTCTCGATCTACTTGGTCAACGGCATTAAGCTGCAAGGGAACATCGAATCGTTCGACCAGTACGTCGTGTTGCTCAGAAATACGGTCACCCAGATGGTCTACAAGCACGCCATTTCCACGGTCGTGCCGGCCCGTCCGGTGAACTTCCACCCGGACGCAGAGTCGTCCTAA
- a CDS encoding RodZ domain-containing protein: MSEPQHPTPFGSHTGDLPGGQHDGQVRVGGAAAGEDQVGPLDSMQAVGARLAQLRHAKAWSIDDVSARLKVSPQKLAALEHGDISQLPDRTFAAGIVRSYAKILGADPTPFTQAFRRDGVPVEHNLKVPASSGAGLPRGRVSVPLGSSSGRKRSWLWGIAAIVVVLAALAMWHTGGDSSAWLARLKSTTGAGSAATPSDKPASSQAATPDEAAAANTGEASLPEVAAAPGEQPMPRPLGTNALPASSSTITAVQNASAPAVAAPAPKAASATAAAASAPAVANTGAGTHAVELKVKEDSWFSVRGKDGKEVFSGLVRAGSTQRVQGEAPFKVTVGNAKGVDSMSIDDAPVDAKKYSSVRGNVARFSLP, from the coding sequence ATGAGTGAGCCGCAACACCCGACGCCTTTCGGCAGTCATACCGGCGATCTGCCTGGCGGTCAGCACGACGGCCAGGTGCGAGTCGGAGGGGCGGCAGCGGGCGAGGATCAGGTGGGACCCCTGGACTCGATGCAGGCTGTCGGCGCGCGCCTCGCGCAACTGCGCCACGCAAAAGCATGGTCGATCGACGACGTATCGGCGCGTCTCAAGGTTTCGCCGCAGAAGCTGGCCGCGCTCGAGCACGGCGACATCAGCCAGTTGCCGGACCGCACGTTCGCGGCGGGTATCGTTCGTAGTTACGCAAAGATTCTCGGCGCCGACCCCACGCCTTTCACGCAGGCTTTTCGCCGCGACGGCGTGCCTGTCGAACACAACCTGAAGGTGCCGGCGTCGTCCGGGGCGGGCCTTCCGCGCGGGCGCGTGTCCGTGCCGCTCGGCAGCTCTTCCGGGCGCAAGCGCTCGTGGCTCTGGGGCATCGCGGCGATCGTCGTCGTGCTGGCCGCGCTCGCGATGTGGCACACCGGCGGCGATTCCTCGGCATGGCTCGCACGCCTGAAGTCGACTACGGGCGCCGGTTCGGCCGCGACGCCGAGCGACAAACCCGCAAGCTCGCAGGCCGCAACGCCCGACGAAGCCGCCGCCGCGAACACGGGCGAAGCGTCGTTGCCCGAAGTGGCGGCCGCGCCCGGCGAGCAGCCGATGCCGCGTCCGCTCGGCACGAACGCGCTGCCGGCATCGTCTTCGACGATCACGGCGGTGCAGAACGCGAGCGCGCCCGCTGTCGCCGCGCCCGCGCCGAAGGCGGCCTCCGCGACAGCGGCGGCGGCTTCCGCGCCTGCGGTCGCGAATACGGGCGCAGGCACCCACGCGGTCGAGCTCAAGGTGAAAGAGGACAGCTGGTTCAGCGTGCGCGGCAAGGACGGCAAGGAAGTGTTTTCCGGGCTCGTCCGCGCGGGCAGCACGCAGCGCGTTCAGGGCGAGGCGCCGTTCAAGGTGACCGTCGGGAACGCGAAGGGCGTCGATTCCATGTCGATCGACGACGCGCCCGTCGACGCCAAAAAGTATTCTTCCGTCCGCGGAAACGTCGCGCGTTTCTCGCTGCCCTAA
- the bamB gene encoding outer membrane protein assembly factor BamB — protein sequence MIHLKRYAVPFACAMTVLLAACSSTKDERRVPTPLVEIKPVLNVTQAWKASVGKAGRYLFSPVAVGDAVYAAGVNGTVAKIDAKTGQDVWRTKLKDDLSAGVGSDGNLTAVGGLKGAVYVLGPDGKQLWTATAPGEIISPPLVGNDLVIVRTIDGKVIAFNAQTGEQKWIFQLRAVPLNLRVAAGMTFAGNQAVLAGFPGGNFAAINLQTGDAYWQAPVSYPKGVTEVERINDVTGAPGLVGAQTCAVTFQGKIGCFDANSGRPMWQKNFSSNSGLAQDEQIVAAGDDWSVVNAFRASDGTPVWKNDQLKSRDVSVPFILGRAVVVGDYKGFVHFLSADNGEFVGRASTDGSEITAAPVLAGNTLVVQTHDGGLYGFRPQ from the coding sequence ATGATTCATTTGAAACGCTACGCCGTGCCGTTCGCCTGCGCGATGACCGTTCTTCTGGCCGCCTGCTCGTCGACCAAGGACGAGCGACGCGTGCCGACGCCGCTCGTCGAGATCAAGCCGGTGCTGAACGTCACCCAGGCGTGGAAGGCGAGCGTCGGCAAGGCGGGCCGTTATCTGTTCTCGCCGGTCGCGGTGGGCGACGCCGTCTACGCGGCGGGCGTGAACGGCACGGTCGCGAAGATCGATGCGAAGACCGGCCAGGACGTCTGGCGCACGAAGCTGAAGGACGACCTGTCCGCGGGCGTCGGCAGCGACGGCAACCTGACGGCGGTCGGCGGTCTGAAGGGCGCGGTGTACGTGCTCGGGCCGGACGGCAAGCAGTTGTGGACGGCTACGGCTCCGGGCGAAATCATCTCGCCGCCGCTCGTCGGTAACGATCTCGTGATCGTGCGCACCATCGACGGCAAAGTGATTGCGTTCAACGCCCAGACGGGCGAGCAGAAATGGATCTTCCAGTTGCGCGCGGTGCCGCTCAACTTGCGCGTGGCCGCCGGCATGACGTTCGCCGGCAATCAGGCGGTGCTCGCGGGTTTTCCCGGCGGCAACTTCGCGGCGATCAACCTGCAGACGGGCGATGCCTACTGGCAAGCGCCGGTGTCTTATCCGAAGGGCGTGACCGAAGTGGAGCGCATCAACGACGTGACTGGCGCGCCGGGCCTCGTCGGGGCGCAGACCTGCGCGGTGACGTTCCAGGGCAAGATCGGCTGCTTCGATGCGAACTCGGGCCGTCCGATGTGGCAGAAGAACTTCTCGAGCAATAGCGGGCTTGCACAGGACGAGCAGATCGTCGCAGCGGGCGACGACTGGTCGGTGGTCAACGCGTTCCGCGCGTCGGACGGCACGCCCGTCTGGAAGAACGACCAGCTCAAGAGCCGAGACGTCAGCGTGCCGTTCATTCTCGGCCGCGCGGTTGTCGTCGGCGATTACAAGGGCTTCGTGCATTTCCTGAGCGCGGACAACGGCGAGTTCGTGGGCCGCGCGTCGACCGACGGCAGCGAGATCACCGCGGCGCCGGTGCTGGCGGGCAATACGCTCGTCGTACAGACGCACGACGGCGGACTTTACGGTTTCCGTCCGCAATAA
- the der gene encoding ribosome biogenesis GTPase Der, giving the protein MKPVIALVGRPNVGKSTLFNRLTRSRDALVADLPGLTRDRHYGEGRVGGERPYLVVDTGGFEPVAKDGILHEMARQTRQAVEEADIVVFIVDGRNGLAPQDKSIADYLRKTGRPLFLVVNKAEGMKYSAVASDFYELGLGDPRAISAAHGDGVTEMINDALDIAYADQPEESEEEKAQHGVKIAIVGRPNVGKSTLVNALIGEERVIAFDMPGTTRDSIYVDFERQGRKYTLIDTAGLRRRGKVFEAIEKFSVVKTLQSIADANVVILLLDAQQDISDQDAHIAGFVVEQGRALVVGVNKWDGLDSHVRERTKADLARKLKFLDFAKFHYVSALEKTGIGALMKSVDDAYAAAMAKLPTPKLTRALIDAVEFQQPRRRGPVRPKLRYAHQGGQNPPIIVVHGNALDAITDTYKRYLEGRFRETFGLAGTPLRIEFRSSKNPYADKD; this is encoded by the coding sequence ATGAAACCCGTGATTGCCCTCGTCGGGCGCCCCAATGTGGGGAAATCGACTCTTTTCAACCGGCTGACGCGTTCGCGCGATGCGCTCGTCGCCGACCTGCCCGGCCTGACGCGCGACCGCCACTACGGAGAAGGCCGCGTCGGCGGCGAGCGTCCGTATCTCGTCGTGGATACGGGCGGTTTCGAGCCGGTCGCGAAGGACGGCATCCTGCACGAAATGGCGCGTCAGACGCGGCAGGCCGTCGAGGAAGCGGACATCGTCGTGTTCATCGTCGATGGACGCAACGGACTCGCGCCGCAGGACAAGTCGATCGCCGACTATCTGCGCAAGACCGGCCGGCCGCTCTTTCTCGTCGTCAACAAGGCCGAGGGGATGAAGTACTCGGCGGTCGCGTCGGACTTCTACGAACTCGGCCTCGGCGACCCGCGCGCGATCTCCGCCGCGCACGGCGACGGCGTGACGGAGATGATCAACGACGCGCTCGACATCGCCTATGCGGACCAGCCGGAAGAGAGCGAGGAAGAGAAGGCGCAGCATGGCGTGAAGATCGCGATCGTCGGACGGCCGAACGTCGGCAAGTCGACGCTTGTGAACGCGCTCATCGGTGAAGAACGCGTGATCGCGTTCGACATGCCCGGCACGACGCGCGACTCGATCTACGTTGATTTCGAGCGGCAAGGCCGCAAATACACATTGATCGACACGGCAGGCCTGCGTCGCCGGGGCAAGGTGTTCGAAGCGATCGAGAAGTTCTCGGTCGTCAAGACGCTGCAGTCGATCGCGGATGCCAACGTCGTGATTCTTCTCCTCGATGCGCAGCAGGACATCTCCGACCAGGACGCGCATATCGCGGGCTTCGTGGTCGAGCAGGGACGCGCGCTCGTGGTCGGCGTGAACAAGTGGGACGGGCTGGATTCGCATGTGCGCGAGCGCACCAAGGCGGATCTCGCGCGCAAGCTCAAGTTTTTGGACTTTGCTAAATTCCACTACGTCTCGGCGCTGGAGAAGACGGGCATCGGCGCGTTGATGAAGTCGGTCGACGACGCCTACGCCGCCGCGATGGCCAAGCTGCCGACGCCGAAGCTCACACGCGCGCTGATCGATGCCGTCGAATTTCAGCAGCCGCGCCGCCGCGGGCCGGTTCGCCCGAAGCTTCGCTATGCACACCAGGGCGGACAAAATCCGCCGATCATCGTCGTGCACGGCAATGCACTCGATGCGATCACCGATACGTACAAACGGTATCTGGAAGGGCGCTTCCGCGAAACTTTTGGACTGGCCGGCACTCCATTGCGCATAGAGTTCCGCTCAAGCAAGAACCCTTATGCGGACAAGGACTGA
- a CDS encoding tetratricopeptide repeat protein, which translates to MSYHDEQESLESVKAWWAKWGNATTWIVLVALVVAAGFNGWNYWQRRQAAEASVLYDRLQQAVNGNDQKLVARVAADMEDKFGGTGYAQMSALAAAKSLYMAGDTAGAKAQLQWAIDHAKDEEYKQIAKLRLALVLLDEKNFDAGLKLLADAPLDAFKGVVADRRGDLLAAQGKRDDARTAYKTALDALPKNDTSARQLVQFKLDALGG; encoded by the coding sequence ATGAGTTACCACGACGAACAAGAATCACTGGAAAGTGTCAAGGCCTGGTGGGCCAAATGGGGTAACGCCACGACCTGGATCGTGCTCGTGGCGCTCGTCGTCGCGGCCGGTTTCAACGGCTGGAATTACTGGCAGCGCCGTCAGGCGGCCGAGGCTTCCGTGCTGTACGACCGGCTTCAGCAGGCCGTGAACGGCAACGATCAGAAGCTCGTCGCGCGCGTCGCGGCGGACATGGAAGACAAGTTCGGCGGCACGGGCTACGCGCAGATGTCCGCGCTCGCGGCCGCGAAGTCGCTGTACATGGCGGGCGACACGGCCGGCGCGAAGGCGCAGTTGCAGTGGGCCATCGATCACGCGAAGGACGAGGAGTACAAGCAGATCGCGAAGCTGCGCCTCGCGCTCGTGCTGCTCGACGAGAAGAACTTCGACGCGGGCCTCAAGCTCCTCGCCGATGCTCCGCTCGATGCGTTCAAGGGCGTCGTCGCGGACCGTCGCGGCGATCTGCTTGCGGCGCAGGGCAAGCGTGACGATGCGCGCACGGCCTACAAGACGGCCCTCGACGCGCTGCCGAAGAACGATACGTCCGCGCGGCAACTGGTCCAGTTCAAGCTGGACGCGCTCGGCGGCTGA
- the hisS gene encoding histidine--tRNA ligase, which translates to MTEQKKRLAKLSGVKGMNDILPQDAALWDFFETTVKSMLRAYGYQNIRTPIVEHTQLFTRGIGEVTDIVEKEMYSFTDALNGEHLTMRPENTAAVVRATIEHNLLYDGPKRLWYVGPMFRHERPQRGRYRQFHQVGVEALGFAGPDTDAEIILMCQRLWDDLGLTGIRLELNSLGQAEERAAHREELIAYLEKHVDALDEEAKRRLYTNPLRVLDTKNPAMQDIAQNAPKLVDFLGEESRKHFEGVQRLLKANNIPFTINPRLVRGLDYYNLTVFEWVTDKLGAQGTVAGGGRYDPLIEQLGGKPTAACGWAMGVERILELLKEENLVPEAEGTDVYVVHQGERAAEQAFIVAERLRDTGLDVILHCSPDGAPASFKSQMKKADASGAAFAVVLGEDELAQGMIGVKPLRRSGDETADAQKNAQVNVPAEDLTEYLINAMVATADDEDA; encoded by the coding sequence ATGACTGAACAGAAGAAACGGCTCGCGAAGCTGAGTGGCGTGAAGGGCATGAACGACATCCTCCCGCAGGATGCCGCGTTGTGGGACTTCTTCGAAACCACCGTCAAGTCGATGCTGCGCGCATACGGCTATCAGAACATTCGCACGCCGATCGTCGAACATACGCAACTGTTCACGCGCGGCATCGGCGAAGTGACCGACATCGTCGAGAAGGAGATGTACAGCTTCACCGACGCGCTCAACGGCGAGCATCTGACGATGCGTCCCGAAAATACGGCGGCTGTCGTGCGCGCGACGATCGAGCACAACCTGTTGTATGACGGCCCCAAGCGCCTGTGGTACGTCGGTCCCATGTTCCGTCACGAGCGCCCGCAGCGCGGCCGTTACCGTCAGTTTCATCAGGTCGGCGTCGAGGCGCTCGGGTTCGCCGGGCCGGACACGGACGCGGAAATCATCCTGATGTGCCAGCGTCTGTGGGACGACCTGGGTCTCACCGGCATCCGGCTCGAGCTGAACTCGCTCGGGCAGGCGGAAGAACGCGCGGCGCATCGCGAGGAACTGATCGCGTATCTGGAAAAGCACGTCGATGCGCTCGACGAAGAAGCGAAGCGCCGTCTGTACACCAATCCGCTGCGCGTGCTCGACACCAAGAACCCGGCGATGCAGGACATCGCGCAGAACGCGCCGAAGCTCGTCGATTTTCTCGGCGAGGAATCGCGCAAGCATTTCGAAGGCGTGCAGCGCCTCCTGAAGGCGAACAACATTCCGTTCACGATCAACCCGCGTCTCGTGCGCGGCCTCGATTACTACAATCTGACCGTGTTCGAATGGGTCACCGACAAGCTCGGCGCGCAGGGCACCGTCGCCGGCGGCGGGCGCTACGATCCGCTCATCGAGCAGCTCGGCGGCAAGCCGACGGCTGCGTGCGGCTGGGCGATGGGCGTCGAGCGCATCCTCGAATTGCTGAAGGAAGAGAACCTCGTGCCGGAAGCCGAGGGCACGGACGTCTACGTCGTGCATCAGGGCGAGCGGGCGGCGGAGCAGGCGTTCATCGTCGCGGAGCGTCTGCGCGACACGGGGCTCGACGTCATCCTGCATTGCAGCCCGGACGGCGCGCCGGCGAGTTTCAAGTCGCAGATGAAGAAGGCCGACGCGAGCGGCGCGGCGTTCGCCGTGGTGCTCGGCGAGGACGAACTCGCGCAGGGCATGATCGGCGTGAAGCCGTTGCGTCGTTCGGGCGATGAAACGGCCGATGCGCAAAAGAACGCGCAAGTGAACGTTCCGGCGGAAGACTTGACCGAATACCTAATCAATGCGATGGTTGCAACCGCCGACGACGAGGATGCCTAA